One Dokdonia sp. Dokd-P16 genomic window carries:
- a CDS encoding sulfite exporter TauE/SafE family protein encodes MLWSALIFGLLGSFHCVGMCGPIAFMLPVDRKNPVKRAFQLMSYHAGRILTYSVLGLVFGIVGKSFNLFGIQQQLSIIIGVLMIVVILIPTKIFNKYNFSRPLYKAVGKVKSSMGTALKKKDPGTFFTIGYLNGLLPCGLVYMAIFGALASGGAWEGGLYMAVFGLGTIPLMTTAIYLGNFLKGKAKQRIVKMIPVFVVIVGVLFIVRGLGLGIPYVSPSKMVSVEKVAAQHSCH; translated from the coding sequence ATGTTGTGGTCTGCACTTATATTTGGTCTTTTGGGCAGTTTCCACTGTGTGGGAATGTGTGGCCCCATTGCATTTATGTTACCTGTAGATCGTAAAAATCCTGTAAAAAGAGCTTTCCAATTGATGAGTTATCACGCGGGTCGTATACTCACCTACAGTGTTCTAGGCTTAGTATTTGGGATTGTAGGTAAAAGTTTTAATCTCTTTGGCATCCAGCAGCAACTATCTATAATCATAGGTGTACTTATGATTGTAGTTATTCTCATACCCACTAAAATTTTTAATAAATACAACTTCTCACGGCCATTATATAAGGCAGTTGGTAAAGTAAAGAGCTCCATGGGAACCGCTCTTAAGAAAAAAGATCCAGGTACGTTTTTTACTATAGGATACCTCAACGGGCTGTTGCCTTGCGGACTTGTATATATGGCAATTTTTGGAGCACTTGCTTCTGGTGGTGCTTGGGAAGGAGGATTGTATATGGCAGTTTTTGGATTAGGTACCATTCCATTAATGACCACTGCTATTTATTTAGGTAATTTTTTAAAAGGAAAAGCAAAGCAGCGCATCGTTAAGATGATTCCTGTTTTTGTAGTCATTGTAGGAGTCTTATTTATAGTACGCGGTCTTGGCCTTGGTATACCGTACGTATCACCATCAAAGATGGTAAGTGTAGAAAAGGTCGCTGCACAACATTCTTGTCATTAA
- a CDS encoding FixH family protein, whose product MKWNWGKGIVVAMACFMGFILYMVITMSTDDNYSHDLVTEEYYAKEMAYQTEIDAETNARNLVGKISGKRTPEGWLLTFPSSISESTNKGTVFLYRPSNQQLDFEVPMAISGSNLLIPDNQLIDGRWNIIIAWTDGEEEYMYKKSIVY is encoded by the coding sequence ATGAAATGGAACTGGGGAAAGGGAATTGTAGTGGCGATGGCTTGTTTTATGGGCTTTATCCTGTACATGGTAATCACCATGAGTACAGACGATAATTATAGCCATGATCTTGTGACAGAAGAGTATTATGCTAAGGAAATGGCATATCAAACCGAAATAGATGCAGAGACTAATGCGCGTAATCTCGTAGGAAAGATTAGCGGAAAACGCACGCCAGAGGGATGGTTACTCACCTTCCCATCGTCTATTTCAGAAAGTACAAATAAAGGAACAGTGTTTCTATACAGACCGTCTAATCAGCAACTTGATTTTGAAGTGCCTATGGCTATTTCAGGATCTAATTTGCTCATACCTGACAATCAGCTGATAGACGGTCGATGGAACATTATCATAGCGTGGACAGACGGTGAAGAGGAATACATGTATAAAAAGTCAATCGTTTACTAA
- the ccoG gene encoding cytochrome c oxidase accessory protein CcoG — MAEQGKDNFRDTMGTLDKEGKRAWVFPKKPSGKWYEYRKYVSYVLLAILLSSPFIKVGGNQLFMFNVLERRFNIFGYPFWPQDFHLFVIMMIIGVVFVILFTVAFGRIFCGWICPQTIFMEMVFRRIEYWIDGDRGKQIRLKKMPWNKEKIKKRVLKWTIFFIISFLIANVFLAYLIGSDQLIRYITDGPSKHVSTLISLLIFTGVFYFIFAWFREQVCIIACPYGRLQGVLLDNKSIIVAYDHKRGEKEEGRAKFKKNEDRPSTGKGDCIDCFACVHVCPTGIDIRNGTQLECVNCTACIDACDHMMEAVDLPKGLIRYASEDNIEKKAPFKFTPRLKGYVAVLGILTAVLIGMLFLRNDVEARILRLPGQLYEHKDNNMISNVYTFKLVNKTVDEIEDVHFELRSHNGTIEVVSGNSFRVDAQGLAEGTLFIEINASGIKSDKERLEIEVYSGDQLIETTTTAFLGPRSYK, encoded by the coding sequence ATGGCAGAGCAAGGAAAAGATAACTTTAGAGATACCATGGGGACCCTTGATAAGGAAGGGAAGCGCGCATGGGTATTTCCTAAGAAGCCGAGTGGGAAATGGTATGAGTACCGCAAGTACGTAAGCTATGTATTGCTTGCTATTTTACTTAGCTCACCATTTATAAAAGTAGGAGGGAACCAGCTGTTCATGTTTAATGTGCTGGAGCGTAGATTTAATATTTTTGGGTATCCATTCTGGCCTCAAGATTTTCATCTCTTTGTAATTATGATGATTATTGGGGTGGTATTTGTCATCCTATTTACGGTAGCATTTGGTAGAATATTTTGTGGTTGGATTTGTCCGCAAACTATTTTTATGGAGATGGTGTTTCGTCGTATTGAGTACTGGATAGACGGTGATCGTGGTAAACAAATACGTCTTAAGAAAATGCCGTGGAATAAGGAGAAAATTAAAAAGAGAGTTTTAAAATGGACTATCTTTTTTATTATCTCATTTCTAATTGCAAATGTATTTCTTGCGTATCTCATAGGTAGCGATCAGCTTATTAGGTACATCACAGACGGACCATCTAAGCACGTTAGTACGCTAATATCACTACTCATATTTACTGGAGTTTTCTATTTCATATTTGCATGGTTTAGAGAGCAGGTGTGCATCATAGCCTGCCCTTACGGAAGGTTACAAGGAGTGTTGCTAGATAATAAATCTATTATCGTTGCTTATGATCATAAACGTGGAGAGAAGGAAGAAGGAAGAGCGAAGTTTAAGAAAAATGAAGACAGACCATCTACCGGAAAAGGAGATTGTATAGATTGCTTTGCCTGTGTGCATGTATGTCCTACCGGTATAGATATACGTAACGGTACACAGCTAGAATGTGTAAACTGCACCGCTTGTATAGATGCTTGCGACCATATGATGGAAGCAGTAGATCTCCCTAAAGGTCTTATACGTTACGCCAGTGAAGATAATATTGAAAAGAAGGCACCATTTAAGTTTACGCCTCGCCTTAAGGGGTATGTTGCCGTACTAGGTATACTTACTGCGGTACTCATTGGTATGTTGTTTTTACGTAATGATGTAGAAGCTCGCATTCTCAGATTACCAGGCCAACTTTATGAGCACAAAGACAATAACATGATTAGTAATGTCTACACCTTTAAGCTGGTTAATAAAACGGTAGATGAGATAGAAGATGTACATTTTGAACTACGCTCTCATAATGGGACTATAGAAGTAGTTTCGGGTAATAGTTTCCGTGTAGATGCGCAGGGACTAGCAGAGGGAACGCTATTTATTGAAATCAATGCAAGCGGTATTAAAAGTGATAAAGAACGTTTGGAAATAGAAGTGTACAGCGGCGATCAACTTATTGAGACGACAACAACGGCATTTCTGGGACCTAGAAGTTATAAGTAA
- a CDS encoding cbb3-type cytochrome c oxidase N-terminal domain-containing protein: MRTTASFLRILGFSLLGYFLIDYVGTTGETSVFLEQPWVWAILGVIMLFYTAGEVSMAALRNVLYNTLKPQAQAKFDEEQALAEANQFKWIKEKYKASLGSKEIAQEHEIILDHNYDGIQELDNNLPPWWVYMFYASIVFAVIYLVRFELLDDYNQAEEYEVAVAEAKAEIEEWKKTAKDLVDVNTVTLLTDASDINAGKAIFTNNCIACHKADGGGGIGPNLTDQHWILGGGIKNVFKTISEGGRDGKGMISWKSELKAAEMAQVASFVLSLQGTMPAEPKEAEGELWVNPDAPAAPVKDVVTDSTAVQLTSN, encoded by the coding sequence ATGAGAACGACAGCATCATTTTTGAGAATACTAGGCTTTTCACTATTAGGATATTTCCTCATAGATTACGTAGGGACTACAGGGGAGACTTCTGTATTTCTAGAGCAACCATGGGTCTGGGCTATACTAGGCGTAATCATGCTTTTTTATACAGCAGGAGAAGTGAGCATGGCTGCGCTGCGCAATGTCCTTTACAATACGCTTAAGCCACAAGCACAAGCAAAGTTTGATGAGGAGCAAGCACTTGCAGAAGCAAATCAGTTTAAGTGGATTAAAGAGAAGTATAAAGCATCTCTAGGAAGTAAAGAGATAGCTCAAGAGCATGAGATTATACTGGATCATAACTATGACGGTATACAAGAACTTGATAACAACTTGCCGCCATGGTGGGTATATATGTTCTACGCATCTATAGTCTTTGCGGTAATTTATCTAGTACGTTTTGAACTACTAGACGATTATAACCAGGCCGAAGAATATGAAGTTGCTGTAGCAGAAGCAAAGGCAGAAATAGAAGAATGGAAAAAAACAGCTAAAGATCTCGTAGATGTAAACACGGTAACACTACTCACAGATGCTAGTGATATTAATGCCGGTAAAGCCATTTTTACAAATAACTGTATTGCTTGTCACAAAGCAGACGGTGGTGGAGGTATAGGACCTAACCTCACAGACCAACACTGGATTCTAGGTGGAGGAATTAAAAATGTCTTTAAAACTATCTCAGAAGGTGGTCGTGATGGTAAGGGTATGATTTCTTGGAAGTCCGAACTTAAAGCAGCAGAGATGGCACAGGTAGCTAGCTTCGTGTTAAGCTTACAAGGCACCATGCCTGCAGAGCCTAAGGAAGCAGAAGGTGAGTTATGGGTAAATCCAGATGCACCAGCAGCACCAGTAAAGGATGTTGTTACAGATAGCACAGCAGTGCAATTAACGAGTAACTAA
- a CDS encoding CcoQ/FixQ family Cbb3-type cytochrome c oxidase assembly chaperone — MFKFIKGNLENIDGVEIYPIVSLLIFFIFFAALFFWVFTAKKAHITEVSNIPLNDDTLNVNTIEE, encoded by the coding sequence ATGTTTAAATTTATAAAAGGAAACTTAGAAAATATAGATGGAGTGGAGATCTATCCTATAGTGTCATTACTCATATTTTTCATCTTTTTTGCTGCACTATTCTTTTGGGTATTTACAGCCAAAAAAGCACACATCACAGAGGTAAGTAACATCCCGCTTAATGATGATACACTCAACGTAAATACTATAGAAGAATGA
- the ccoN gene encoding cytochrome-c oxidase, cbb3-type subunit I, whose protein sequence is MEVQQFYYDNKIVRKFIVATMFWGIVGMSIGLLLAFMFLFPNVTDGISWLSFGRLRPLHTNAVIFAFVGNAIFAGVYYSSQRLLKARMWKDWLSNVNFWGWQAIIVGAAITLPLGFTTSKEYAELEWPFDIAIALIWVAFGANLIGTILKRRQRHLYVAIWFYLATFVTVAVLHIVNSMELPVSALKSYSIYAGVQDALVQWWYGHNAVAFFLTTPFLGLMYYFVPKAANRPVYSYRLSIVHFWSLIFIYIWAGPHHLLYSALPDWAQNLGVAFSIMLLAPSWGGMINGLLTLRGAWDKVRTDPVLKFMVVAITGYGMATFEGPMLSLKNVNAIAHFSDWIIAHVHVGALAWNGFFTFGMVYWMVPKLFKTKLWSTKLANFHFWIGTLGIILYALPMYVAGFVQAFMWKQFNPDGTLTYGNFLETVSEIIPMYWMRAIGGSMFIVGALIGVYNMIMTARAGSNVTDELAEAAPLPKVTKKRTSKEGYHTWLERRPVKLTIFATIAILIGGMVQIIPSLIVDDYIPVISSVKPYSPLELQGRDIYIREGCVGCHSQMVRPFRSEVERYGEYSKAGEYVYDHPFLWGSKRTGPDLMRVGGKYSDNWHLNHFYDPQSTSSGSIMPSYKWLLRRELDKDLTETKMEAMVTLGVPYTPEDIANAQESMTAQGIAIEKNLYSDPDFAKTYEADKKYAEENGEDFVEMRNREVVALIAYIQRLGTDIKVKNADGTSTILND, encoded by the coding sequence ATGGAAGTACAACAATTCTATTACGATAATAAAATCGTACGAAAATTTATAGTGGCTACGATGTTTTGGGGCATTGTGGGAATGAGTATAGGGCTACTTCTAGCCTTTATGTTTTTATTCCCTAATGTAACAGACGGCATCTCGTGGTTGAGTTTTGGGCGTTTACGTCCGTTACACACTAATGCAGTCATCTTTGCCTTTGTAGGTAATGCTATTTTTGCAGGGGTATATTATTCTTCGCAGCGTTTGCTTAAGGCTCGTATGTGGAAAGACTGGCTGAGTAATGTAAACTTCTGGGGATGGCAAGCTATCATTGTGGGAGCTGCAATTACACTTCCGCTAGGGTTTACCACATCAAAAGAATATGCAGAGCTAGAATGGCCATTTGATATTGCGATTGCTCTTATATGGGTAGCTTTTGGAGCCAACTTGATAGGTACAATCCTTAAAAGAAGACAGCGTCACTTGTATGTTGCTATCTGGTTTTATCTAGCAACCTTTGTAACCGTAGCGGTATTGCATATTGTAAACAGTATGGAGCTGCCAGTGAGTGCTCTTAAAAGTTACTCTATATATGCTGGAGTGCAAGATGCGCTAGTACAATGGTGGTACGGTCACAATGCGGTTGCATTTTTCTTAACCACTCCTTTCTTAGGGTTGATGTACTACTTTGTACCTAAGGCGGCAAATAGACCTGTGTATTCTTACAGACTTTCTATTGTACACTTCTGGTCACTTATATTTATCTATATCTGGGCGGGGCCTCACCACTTATTATATTCTGCATTGCCAGACTGGGCACAGAATCTTGGTGTAGCATTCTCCATCATGCTTCTTGCACCTTCATGGGGAGGAATGATAAACGGACTACTTACACTCCGTGGAGCGTGGGATAAAGTACGTACAGATCCTGTTCTTAAATTTATGGTTGTTGCGATTACTGGTTATGGTATGGCAACCTTTGAAGGGCCTATGCTCTCGCTTAAAAATGTAAATGCAATCGCTCACTTTAGTGATTGGATTATTGCTCACGTACACGTAGGAGCACTTGCCTGGAACGGTTTCTTCACATTTGGTATGGTATACTGGATGGTTCCAAAATTATTCAAGACAAAATTATGGTCTACTAAACTAGCTAACTTCCACTTCTGGATAGGAACGTTAGGGATTATACTCTATGCATTACCTATGTATGTTGCAGGTTTTGTACAAGCCTTTATGTGGAAACAATTTAATCCAGATGGAACGCTTACCTACGGTAATTTCTTAGAAACAGTAAGTGAGATTATCCCTATGTACTGGATGCGTGCTATAGGTGGTAGTATGTTTATAGTAGGAGCCCTTATAGGTGTTTATAATATGATTATGACTGCTCGTGCAGGGAGCAACGTTACAGATGAACTTGCAGAGGCTGCTCCTTTACCTAAAGTAACTAAGAAACGTACCTCAAAAGAAGGTTACCATACATGGTTAGAAAGACGCCCGGTAAAGCTTACCATTTTTGCAACTATCGCTATTCTTATTGGAGGTATGGTGCAAATTATACCATCACTTATTGTAGATGATTATATCCCAGTGATATCCAGTGTGAAGCCATATTCACCACTAGAACTGCAGGGTAGAGATATTTATATACGAGAAGGATGTGTAGGGTGTCACTCTCAAATGGTACGACCATTTAGAAGCGAGGTAGAGCGCTATGGAGAATACTCAAAAGCAGGAGAATATGTTTATGATCACCCATTTTTATGGGGAAGTAAGCGTACGGGTCCAGACCTTATGCGTGTAGGAGGAAAGTACAGTGATAACTGGCACTTGAATCACTTCTATGATCCGCAGAGTACTTCGTCTGGTTCTATTATGCCATCTTATAAATGGTTATTGCGTAGAGAGCTAGATAAAGATCTTACAGAGACAAAGATGGAAGCGATGGTAACCTTAGGTGTCCCGTACACTCCAGAAGATATTGCAAATGCGCAAGAGTCTATGACGGCGCAAGGAATAGCAATAGAGAAAAACCTCTACTCAGATCCAGACTTTGCAAAAACTTATGAGGCAGATAAAAAGTATGCCGAAGAAAACGGTGAAGACTTTGTAGAGATGCGCAACCGTGAGGTGGTAGCTCTTATAGCTTACATACAACGACTAGGAACAGATATTAAAGTTAAAAACGCAGATGGAACATCAACCATCTTAAACGACTAG
- the ccoS gene encoding cbb3-type cytochrome oxidase assembly protein CcoS, producing MSIIYMLLAISVVVALVFFAAFIVSVRKGQYDDTYTPSVRMLFDDELVKEKSAPTTPEPIEKSIQIKE from the coding sequence ATGAGTATTATTTATATGCTTCTCGCAATCAGCGTTGTTGTTGCTCTCGTCTTTTTTGCCGCATTTATTGTGTCTGTAAGAAAAGGGCAATATGATGACACCTATACGCCATCTGTGCGTATGCTTTTTGACGATGAGTTAGTAAAAGAAAAAAGTGCTCCAACAACTCCTGAGCCAATTGAAAAATCCATCCAAATAAAAGAGTAA
- a CDS encoding heavy metal translocating P-type ATPase — MDNCFHCGDPCTTVIHHQEKSFCCHGCKTVYDILSDNDMSYYYDLENTPGTSPLLQEGKFDFLENEQVVAKLLEFDEQGTQVVSLLIPTIHCSSCIWVLENLNKLNPAVKTAQVDFPKKTIRITYSSQELSLQNLVILLARIGYEPYISLDDTTKKKKTVDRSLTYKLGVAGFAFGNIMFLSFPEYFEVSEFWLDKYKYVFRGLMLLFAIPVAFYSGRDYFVSAYKGLRSNILNIDVPIAIGISVLFIRSTVEVLMDWGSGFFDSMAGLVFFLLLGKYFQQKTYAYLSFERDYKSYFPIAVTRLYKDDNAFAKAQPSRKEEQTQVYDLKKGDRILIRNSELLPVDGVLITGNALIDYSFVTGEAEPVAKKSGDQLFAGGRQQAGSIEVEVLKPVAQSYLTQLWSNEIFSKGRQTVFETLTDSISRRFTVSLLIIAAIATAYWLFIDASKALQVFTAVLIVACPCAIALAAPFTLGNILRIFGRHKLYLKNSGVIEQLAHIDTIVFDKTGTLTTSAKSVISYEGVALTPEEESLLTSTLRASNHPLSRSLYDLLESHDIKTLDSFTEEIGQGIIGTHNNHTIKVGSYGFVATTQGSLSSAGAGRTAVHISTDNEYKGCYLFYNEYREGVQSLFSELKSNYEIIILSGDNAGERIFLSQILPENATLLFNQKPGDKLDFIKGLQEQGKNVLMVGDGLNDAGALAQSHVGISISENVNVFSPACDGILDASRFTDIATFLRLSHKGVRIIKYAFIFSLFYNLIGLGFAVTGNLAPVVAAILMPLSSISIVLFTTIATHFMGGNLTSKKH, encoded by the coding sequence ATGGATAATTGTTTCCATTGTGGTGATCCCTGTACAACGGTGATACACCATCAAGAAAAATCCTTTTGTTGTCACGGTTGCAAGACGGTGTATGATATCTTGAGCGATAACGATATGTCGTATTATTACGACCTTGAGAATACGCCAGGTACCTCTCCGCTACTTCAAGAAGGTAAATTTGACTTTTTAGAAAATGAACAGGTCGTTGCCAAACTTTTAGAGTTTGATGAGCAAGGAACACAAGTTGTATCCTTATTAATTCCTACCATACACTGTAGCTCTTGCATTTGGGTACTAGAAAATCTAAACAAATTGAATCCTGCGGTCAAAACCGCACAAGTAGACTTCCCTAAGAAAACCATAAGAATCACATACTCATCTCAGGAGTTGTCACTACAAAATCTGGTGATCCTTCTGGCAAGGATAGGCTACGAGCCTTACATTTCACTAGATGATACCACAAAGAAGAAAAAGACGGTAGATAGGAGCTTGACGTATAAGCTAGGCGTGGCTGGGTTTGCTTTTGGAAATATTATGTTTTTATCATTTCCTGAGTATTTTGAGGTAAGTGAGTTTTGGCTAGATAAGTATAAATATGTTTTTAGAGGGTTAATGCTCTTGTTTGCCATTCCGGTTGCCTTTTATTCTGGCCGTGACTATTTTGTGTCTGCATATAAAGGCTTGCGGTCTAATATACTTAATATCGATGTGCCTATCGCCATTGGTATTTCTGTACTATTTATAAGATCTACCGTAGAGGTTTTGATGGATTGGGGTTCGGGATTTTTTGACAGTATGGCGGGACTTGTATTCTTCTTATTGCTGGGCAAGTACTTTCAGCAAAAGACCTATGCATACCTCTCTTTTGAGCGCGACTATAAGTCGTATTTTCCTATTGCTGTAACACGATTATATAAGGATGATAACGCTTTCGCGAAAGCGCAACCTTCAAGAAAAGAAGAGCAAACACAAGTATATGATCTCAAGAAAGGTGACCGAATTTTAATACGGAACAGCGAATTATTACCCGTAGATGGCGTTTTAATTACTGGAAATGCACTTATAGATTACAGCTTTGTCACAGGAGAAGCAGAACCAGTAGCCAAAAAATCTGGTGATCAGTTATTTGCTGGAGGGAGACAACAAGCAGGATCCATAGAAGTAGAAGTGTTGAAGCCAGTGGCGCAAAGTTACCTCACACAATTATGGTCTAACGAAATATTCTCAAAAGGAAGACAGACTGTTTTTGAAACCCTCACAGATAGTATAAGTAGGCGTTTTACAGTGAGTTTGCTCATTATTGCTGCCATTGCAACGGCTTACTGGCTATTTATAGATGCATCAAAGGCGCTGCAAGTATTTACTGCAGTTCTCATTGTGGCTTGCCCTTGCGCTATCGCGCTAGCAGCACCATTCACCTTAGGAAATATACTACGCATTTTTGGGAGACATAAACTGTATCTAAAAAACAGCGGTGTTATTGAGCAGCTTGCTCACATAGATACGATAGTCTTTGATAAAACGGGAACACTTACCACGAGTGCAAAAAGTGTAATCTCTTATGAAGGTGTAGCGCTTACACCAGAAGAAGAATCGCTATTAACTAGCACACTGAGAGCTTCAAACCATCCCTTGAGTAGATCGCTTTATGACTTACTAGAATCTCATGATATAAAAACACTTGACTCCTTTACCGAAGAGATAGGACAAGGCATTATAGGAACGCATAATAATCATACGATTAAAGTAGGTTCTTACGGGTTTGTAGCAACTACACAAGGATCTCTTTCTTCGGCAGGGGCAGGGCGTACTGCTGTTCACATAAGTACAGATAATGAGTATAAAGGATGCTACCTTTTTTATAATGAGTACAGGGAAGGTGTACAGTCACTTTTTAGTGAATTAAAAAGTAACTACGAGATTATTATTCTTTCTGGAGATAATGCTGGAGAACGTATTTTTCTATCACAGATACTGCCAGAGAATGCGACACTACTTTTCAACCAGAAACCTGGAGATAAATTAGACTTTATAAAAGGCTTGCAAGAGCAAGGAAAGAATGTCTTAATGGTGGGTGATGGACTTAATGACGCTGGTGCGCTAGCGCAGAGTCATGTAGGGATTTCTATCTCAGAGAATGTAAATGTTTTTTCGCCAGCTTGTGATGGGATTCTAGACGCTTCAAGATTTACAGATATAGCTACTTTTTTAAGACTCTCACACAAAGGAGTGCGCATCATCAAGTATGCTTTTATATTCTCATTATTTTATAATCTCATAGGCTTGGGATTTGCTGTTACAGGTAATCTTGCTCCTGTAGTGGCAGCTATTTTGATGCCGCTTAGCTCTATCAGTATTGTCTTATTTACAACCATTGCCACCCATTTTATGGGAGGAAATCTCACTTCAAAAAAACATTAA
- a CDS encoding CBS domain-containing protein — MKKRTPISSIMTTNLVTLKTTDSLEHAEQLFKEHQIRHIPVVEGNHIIGMLSYTDLLRISFADAINEDEQEVDTVVYNMFTVEQVMAKKLVSVAPETTIKEVAQILANKEFHALPVLQEGTLVGIVTTTDLIQFLLEQF, encoded by the coding sequence ATGAAAAAGCGCACTCCTATTTCTAGCATAATGACCACAAATCTGGTTACTTTAAAAACAACAGATTCCTTAGAGCATGCAGAGCAACTCTTTAAGGAACATCAAATAAGACACATTCCCGTAGTAGAAGGAAATCATATCATTGGGATGTTAAGCTATACAGATCTACTAAGAATAAGCTTTGCAGATGCAATAAATGAAGATGAGCAAGAGGTAGATACTGTAGTTTATAATATGTTTACCGTAGAGCAAGTAATGGCAAAAAAACTTGTAAGTGTTGCTCCAGAAACTACAATCAAAGAAGTAGCACAAATTCTAGCAAATAAAGAATTTCACGCGCTTCCTGTTCTTCAGGAAGGTACGCTAGTAGGTATCGTAACTACTACAGATTTAATTCAGTTTTTACTCGAGCAATTTTAG
- a CDS encoding restriction endonuclease, with protein MIKKSIQVKKSSGEKVDFSLDKLKASLHRSGAGENDVSHILNIVRDELYQGISTKEIYNKAFALLKKKKSVFASKYKLKKAIYEFGPTGFPFEKFIGQVLKHSGYDTEVGVLVDGKCVQHEVDVVASKDNRTLYVECKFHGEEGNNCNVKILLYIHARYNDIIDTLKNSTSISTEGWVVTNTRFTKDAIDYGTCAGLTLLSWDYPKNNGLKDRIDTLGLYPITVSTLLTKREKNFLLGRDIVLCKQLLGDSFYLDHLGISETRKSKILKDIQFLCNVNE; from the coding sequence GTGATTAAAAAGTCTATCCAAGTTAAGAAGTCCTCTGGTGAAAAAGTAGATTTTTCACTAGATAAACTAAAAGCTTCATTACATCGCAGCGGTGCTGGAGAAAATGACGTAAGTCACATTCTTAATATAGTTCGCGATGAGCTTTATCAAGGCATATCTACTAAAGAAATTTACAATAAAGCCTTTGCATTGCTCAAAAAGAAGAAATCTGTTTTTGCCTCAAAATATAAATTAAAGAAAGCCATTTATGAATTTGGACCTACAGGCTTTCCATTTGAAAAATTTATAGGGCAGGTGTTAAAGCATAGCGGCTATGATACCGAAGTAGGAGTTCTTGTGGATGGAAAATGTGTACAGCATGAAGTGGATGTTGTGGCGAGTAAAGACAACCGAACGCTTTACGTAGAGTGTAAATTTCACGGTGAAGAAGGAAATAATTGCAATGTAAAAATCCTACTGTACATACATGCTAGATATAATGATATTATAGACACATTAAAAAATAGTACAAGCATAAGTACCGAAGGATGGGTAGTGACAAATACCAGGTTTACAAAAGATGCTATAGATTATGGAACCTGCGCAGGTCTTACTTTATTGAGCTGGGATTACCCTAAAAATAACGGGCTTAAGGATCGCATAGACACTTTAGGGTTATATCCTATCACCGTTTCTACACTTCTTACAAAGCGAGAAAAAAACTTTTTACTTGGTAGAGATATTGTGCTCTGTAAACAATTACTAGGAGATAGTTTTTACCTCGACCATTTAGGCATTTCAGAAACTAGAAAGTCAAAAATATTGAAAGACATACAGTTTCTGTGTAATGTAAATGAGTAA
- a CDS encoding universal stress protein — MKKKILIPTDFSKNAWNALTYAADLFKHEECSFIVLNTYRTKGYNLGDLMVPEPGTPSYESAKTSSEKHMDKLVSMIEFRDTNPKHEYEIITKFGGLMEVMEAIIEQRDIELVVMGTKGASNSRGALFGTSTILAMEKLRNCPVMGVPLDVRVASLKEIVMPTGYKTHYKRKELSNLTAIANLQEANICVLYVNPDENLSKQQEANKELLAECLEDASFSFHHLSGVDATIGVRNFVESRDSDMVAIINRKHAFFGSVFTTPMIKELGMFSKVPLLVMHDLRN; from the coding sequence ATGAAAAAGAAGATTCTAATACCTACAGATTTCTCAAAAAATGCTTGGAACGCGCTCACCTATGCAGCAGATCTTTTTAAGCATGAAGAGTGTTCTTTCATTGTTCTCAATACTTATAGAACTAAGGGTTACAACTTAGGTGATTTGATGGTTCCAGAACCTGGAACACCGTCTTATGAGAGTGCAAAAACATCATCAGAGAAGCACATGGATAAGCTGGTGAGTATGATAGAATTTAGGGATACTAACCCTAAGCATGAGTATGAAATCATCACAAAGTTTGGTGGTCTTATGGAGGTGATGGAAGCTATAATTGAGCAACGAGACATAGAGTTAGTGGTGATGGGTACTAAAGGAGCAAGTAATAGTAGGGGAGCTCTTTTTGGTACAAGTACCATTCTCGCGATGGAAAAACTACGCAATTGCCCTGTGATGGGAGTACCTCTAGATGTACGAGTAGCCAGTCTCAAAGAGATTGTAATGCCTACAGGATATAAAACTCATTATAAGCGTAAAGAGCTTAGTAATCTCACTGCTATTGCAAATCTGCAAGAGGCAAATATCTGTGTACTTTATGTAAATCCAGATGAAAATCTGAGTAAACAGCAAGAAGCAAATAAAGAGTTGCTTGCAGAGTGTCTTGAGGATGCATCGTTTAGTTTTCATCATCTGAGTGGAGTAGATGCTACTATTGGTGTGAGAAACTTTGTAGAAAGCCGTGACAGTGATATGGTTGCAATTATTAATAGAAAGCACGCTTTCTTTGGAAGTGTGTTTACCACACCCATGATCAAGGAGCTCGGTATGTTCAGCAAAGTGCCATTATTAGTGATGCATGATTTACGCAATTAA